The Agrococcus carbonis genome has a window encoding:
- a CDS encoding RNA polymerase-binding protein RbpA → MASGGSAIRGSRVGAGPMGEQDRGFHAERVAVSYWDAMGNETVRYFAADLPEDEIPEVIDSPSTGLPAGRDKDNPPQVAKNEPYKTHLAYVKERRTPEEAAELLEEALQKLRSAEGRG, encoded by the coding sequence ATGGCGTCGGGAGGCAGTGCGATCCGCGGCTCGCGCGTCGGCGCGGGCCCCATGGGCGAGCAGGACCGCGGCTTCCACGCCGAGCGCGTGGCGGTCTCGTACTGGGACGCGATGGGCAACGAGACGGTCCGCTACTTCGCGGCCGACCTGCCCGAGGATGAGATCCCCGAGGTCATCGACTCGCCGTCGACCGGTCTGCCGGCCGGCCGCGACAAGGACAACCCGCCGCAGGTGGCGAAGAACGAGCCGTACAAGACGCACCTCGCGTACGTGAAGGAGCGCCGCACGCCCGAGGAGGCCGCCGAGCTGCTCGAGGAGGCGCTGCAGAAGCTGCGCTCCGCCGAGGGCCGCGGCTGA
- a CDS encoding phosphoglycerate kinase yields MAIRTLDSLGDLAGKTVLIRCDFNVPLQDARITDEGRIVASLPTLRALLEQGAKVVAMSHLGRPKGAPEAQYSLAPVAERLGELLGAEVAFATDTVGDDAARVRAALQDGQLALLENLRFDPRETSKDAAEREAFAAELAAGADAFVSDGFGVVHREQASVFEVAAALPSAAGLLVERELDVLSRLTETPERPYAVVLGGSKVSDKLGVIEHLLPRVDRLLIGGGMLFTFLAAQGHGVAASLLEEDQLERVRGYLQRADELGVQLLLPTDVVVAAAFDADAEHETVAADAIESSRFGASGIGLDIGPASAAAFADAIRDARTVFWNGPMGVFEMPAFAAGTRSVAQALTEVDGLAVVGGGDSAAAVRQLGFADDDFGHISTGGGASLEFLEGARLPGLEALGWEGH; encoded by the coding sequence ATGGCGATCCGCACCCTCGACTCGCTCGGCGACCTCGCCGGGAAGACCGTCCTCATCCGCTGCGACTTCAACGTGCCGCTGCAGGATGCGCGCATCACCGACGAGGGGCGGATCGTCGCCTCGCTGCCCACCCTTCGCGCCCTGCTCGAGCAGGGCGCGAAGGTGGTGGCGATGTCGCACCTCGGCCGCCCGAAGGGCGCGCCCGAGGCGCAGTACTCGCTCGCGCCCGTCGCGGAGCGGCTCGGCGAGCTGCTCGGCGCCGAGGTCGCGTTCGCGACCGACACCGTCGGCGACGACGCGGCACGCGTGCGCGCCGCGCTGCAGGACGGGCAGCTCGCGCTGCTCGAGAACCTGCGCTTCGACCCCCGCGAGACGAGCAAGGACGCCGCGGAGCGCGAGGCGTTCGCCGCCGAGCTCGCCGCCGGCGCCGACGCGTTCGTCTCCGACGGCTTCGGCGTCGTCCACCGCGAGCAGGCGAGCGTGTTCGAGGTGGCCGCGGCGCTCCCGAGCGCCGCGGGCCTGCTCGTCGAGCGCGAGCTCGACGTGCTCTCCCGCCTGACCGAGACGCCCGAGCGCCCCTACGCCGTCGTGCTCGGCGGCTCCAAGGTGAGCGACAAGCTCGGCGTCATCGAGCACCTGCTGCCGCGCGTCGACCGCCTGCTCATCGGCGGCGGCATGCTCTTCACGTTCCTCGCCGCGCAGGGCCACGGCGTCGCCGCGAGCCTCCTCGAGGAGGACCAGCTCGAGCGGGTGCGCGGCTACCTGCAGCGCGCCGACGAGCTGGGCGTGCAGCTGCTGCTGCCGACCGACGTCGTCGTCGCGGCCGCGTTCGACGCCGACGCCGAGCACGAGACGGTCGCGGCCGACGCGATCGAGTCGTCGCGCTTCGGCGCCTCCGGCATCGGCCTCGACATCGGCCCGGCCTCCGCCGCAGCGTTCGCGGACGCGATCCGCGACGCGCGCACCGTCTTCTGGAACGGCCCGATGGGCGTGTTCGAGATGCCGGCGTTCGCGGCCGGCACGCGCTCGGTCGCGCAGGCGCTCACCGAGGTCGACGGCCTCGCGGTGGTGGGCGGCGGCGACTCCGCGGCCGCCGTGCGCCAGCTCGGCTTCGCCGACGACGACTTCGGGCACATCTCCACCGGCGGCGGCGCGAGCCTCGAGTTCCTCGAGGGCGCACGGCTGCCGGGACTCGAGGCACTCGGCTGGGAAGGACACTGA
- the tpiA gene encoding triose-phosphate isomerase, with product MADRIPLIAGNWKLNQDHLQAIALVQKLAWTLQDGKHDHSQVEVAVFPPFTDLRSVQTLISAERFELRFGAQDVSQHDSGAHTGEVSAAMLAKLECSYAIVGHSERRQDHGETDALIGKKAAAAMRHGVTPVICVGETAEDLEQHGASAVPVQQLRDVLAELPEAGEIVVAYEPVWAIGSGQAATSEQAQQVCQALRRVLAEVRGDEAAAATRILYGGSVKSGNIAGFMREADIDGALVGGASLDAAEFAAIARFRQHVGT from the coding sequence ATGGCAGACCGCATCCCGCTCATCGCGGGCAACTGGAAGCTCAACCAGGATCACCTGCAGGCGATCGCGCTCGTGCAGAAGCTCGCGTGGACCCTGCAGGACGGCAAGCACGACCACTCGCAGGTCGAGGTGGCGGTCTTCCCGCCGTTCACCGACCTGCGCAGCGTGCAGACCCTCATCTCCGCCGAGCGCTTCGAGCTGCGCTTCGGCGCGCAGGACGTCTCGCAGCACGACTCGGGCGCCCACACCGGCGAGGTGTCGGCGGCGATGCTCGCGAAGCTCGAGTGCTCGTACGCGATCGTCGGGCACTCCGAGCGCCGGCAGGACCACGGCGAGACGGATGCGCTCATCGGCAAGAAGGCCGCCGCCGCCATGCGGCACGGGGTCACGCCGGTGATCTGCGTGGGGGAGACGGCCGAGGACCTCGAGCAGCACGGCGCGAGCGCCGTGCCCGTGCAGCAGCTGCGCGACGTGCTCGCCGAGCTCCCCGAGGCGGGCGAGATCGTCGTCGCCTACGAGCCGGTCTGGGCGATCGGCTCCGGCCAGGCTGCCACGAGCGAGCAGGCGCAGCAGGTGTGCCAGGCGCTGCGGCGGGTGCTCGCCGAGGTGCGCGGCGACGAGGCTGCGGCGGCGACCCGGATCCTGTACGGCGGCAGCGTCAAGTCGGGCAACATCGCCGGCTTCATGCGCGAGGCCGACATCGACGGCGCCCTCGTGGGCGGCGCGAGCCTCGACGCGGCGGAGTTCGCGGCGATCGCCCGCTTCCGCCAGCACGTCGGTACCTGA
- the uvrC gene encoding excinuclease ABC subunit UvrC — protein MSRPAGSRTVPYKPAPGTIPTAPGVYRFRDEHERVLYVGKAKNLRQRLSNYFQPLETLHERTRRMVLTAVRVEWTIVASEFEALQLEFTWIKEYEPPFNVQFRDDKSYPYLAVTMGDDVPRAMITRNRGIRGARYFGPYTKVWAIRETLDLLLKAFPMRSCSQSVYDRAERTGRPCLLGDIGKCSAPCVGRVTLDEHRATARDLVAFMNGGDQEFVDRVREEMQRASARLEFERAARLRDQLAALESVLERTSVVLSDHVDADVFGLVHDELSAAVHLFAVRGGRIRGTKSWVVDTEIDLTDGELATQIMRIAYEAGDPPAREVLLPRQPDSVHEVETWLTERRGEHGLPGRVVVRVPQRGEKRKLADSATVNAAHALQVARTKRTSDYVTRSQALADLQEALGMAEAPLRIECFDVSHLGGTGVVASMVVFEDGLPRKDQYRKFAIAQTTDDTDSIHQVITRRARYIVEGDPEDSGTRFAYTPQLLLVDGGRPQVQAAKRALDEAGVRGIALAGIAKRLEELWLPDDEYPVILPRTSEALYLVQRLRDEAHRVAISYQRVKRSSAIESQLSGIPGLGPARVRALLRHFGSAKRVRAAAPEELAEVPGIGPALAQAVARRLGADTMGAPAEGQGSQS, from the coding sequence ATGAGCCGCCCGGCGGGCTCCCGCACGGTGCCGTACAAGCCGGCGCCCGGCACCATCCCGACCGCTCCGGGCGTCTACCGGTTCCGCGATGAGCACGAGCGCGTGCTCTACGTCGGCAAGGCGAAGAACCTGCGACAGCGGCTCTCGAACTACTTCCAGCCGCTCGAGACGCTGCACGAGCGCACCCGGCGCATGGTGCTCACCGCCGTGCGCGTCGAGTGGACGATCGTCGCGAGCGAGTTCGAGGCGCTGCAGCTCGAGTTCACCTGGATCAAGGAGTACGAGCCGCCGTTCAACGTGCAGTTCCGGGACGACAAGTCCTACCCGTACCTCGCGGTGACGATGGGCGACGACGTGCCGCGCGCGATGATCACGCGCAATCGCGGCATCCGGGGCGCGCGCTACTTCGGGCCGTACACGAAGGTCTGGGCCATCCGCGAGACCCTCGACCTGCTGCTCAAGGCGTTCCCGATGCGGTCGTGCAGCCAATCCGTCTACGATCGCGCCGAGCGCACCGGGCGGCCGTGCCTGCTCGGCGACATCGGCAAGTGCTCGGCGCCGTGCGTCGGCCGCGTCACGCTCGACGAGCACCGGGCGACGGCCCGCGACCTCGTCGCGTTCATGAACGGCGGCGACCAGGAGTTCGTCGACCGCGTGCGGGAGGAGATGCAGCGGGCGAGCGCCCGGCTCGAGTTCGAGCGGGCCGCGCGGCTCCGCGACCAGCTCGCCGCGCTCGAGTCGGTGCTCGAGCGCACGAGCGTCGTGCTCTCCGACCACGTCGACGCCGACGTCTTCGGCCTCGTGCACGACGAGCTGAGCGCCGCCGTGCACCTGTTCGCGGTGCGCGGGGGCCGCATCCGCGGCACGAAGTCGTGGGTCGTCGACACCGAGATCGATCTCACCGACGGCGAGCTCGCCACGCAGATCATGCGCATCGCCTACGAGGCGGGCGATCCGCCGGCCCGCGAGGTGCTGCTGCCGCGCCAGCCGGACTCGGTGCACGAGGTCGAGACGTGGCTCACCGAGCGCCGAGGCGAGCACGGCCTCCCGGGCCGCGTCGTCGTGCGGGTGCCGCAGCGCGGGGAGAAGCGCAAGCTCGCCGACTCGGCGACGGTGAACGCCGCGCACGCGCTGCAGGTCGCGCGCACGAAGCGCACGAGCGACTACGTCACGCGCTCGCAGGCCCTCGCCGACCTGCAGGAGGCGCTCGGCATGGCCGAGGCGCCGCTGCGCATCGAGTGCTTCGACGTCTCGCACCTCGGCGGCACGGGCGTGGTCGCCTCGATGGTCGTCTTCGAGGACGGCCTGCCGCGCAAGGACCAGTACCGCAAGTTCGCGATCGCGCAGACGACCGACGACACCGACTCCATCCACCAGGTGATCACCCGGCGGGCGCGGTACATCGTCGAGGGAGACCCCGAGGACTCCGGCACCCGATTCGCCTATACGCCCCAGTTGCTGCTCGTCGACGGCGGACGGCCGCAGGTGCAGGCGGCGAAGCGGGCGCTCGACGAGGCGGGCGTGCGCGGCATCGCGCTCGCCGGCATCGCGAAGCGGCTCGAGGAGCTCTGGCTCCCCGACGACGAGTACCCGGTGATCCTGCCGCGCACGAGCGAGGCCCTCTACCTCGTGCAGCGGCTGCGCGACGAGGCCCACCGGGTGGCGATCAGCTACCAGCGCGTCAAGCGCTCGAGCGCGATCGAGTCGCAGCTGAGCGGCATCCCGGGCCTCGGGCCGGCGCGCGTGCGCGCGCTGCTGCGGCACTTCGGCTCCGCGAAGCGCGTGCGCGCCGCCGCCCCGGAGGAGCTCGCGGAGGTGCCCGGCATCGGGCCGGCGCTCGCACAGGCCGTCGCGCGACGACTGGGCGCCGATACGATGGGCGCACCAGCCGAGGGACAGGGATCGCAGTCGTGA
- the whiA gene encoding DNA-binding protein WhiA encodes MALTDDVKEELARVRVTRPQTKAAEVATLLRFAGGLHVISNRVAVESELDSAAAARRLARSILELYGVRAEIAKISSGSNRQSGAYLVRVIAEGETLARQTGLMDARRRPVRGLPNKVTTGSLEDLAGIWRGAFLANGSLSDPGRSAALEVVCPGNEAAMALVGAASRLGVPAKSREVRGAHRVVIREGEPISRMLTTMGAHETVQAWAELRQRREVRATANRLVNFDDANLRRSAQAAVAACARIERALEILGPEVPEHLAYAGRLRLEHRDASLDELGHLAQPTMTKDAVAGRIRRLLAMADRAAQDRGIPSTEAAVPEDIDV; translated from the coding sequence GTGGCACTGACCGACGACGTCAAGGAGGAGCTCGCGCGGGTGCGCGTGACGCGACCCCAGACGAAGGCGGCAGAGGTGGCGACGCTGCTGCGCTTCGCCGGGGGCCTGCACGTGATCTCGAACCGCGTCGCGGTCGAGAGCGAGCTCGACTCCGCCGCGGCCGCGCGGCGACTCGCGCGGAGCATCCTCGAGCTCTACGGCGTGCGCGCCGAGATCGCGAAGATCTCCTCGGGCTCGAACCGCCAGAGCGGCGCGTACCTCGTGCGCGTCATCGCCGAGGGCGAGACGCTCGCGCGGCAGACCGGGCTCATGGATGCGCGGCGCCGGCCCGTGCGCGGCCTGCCGAACAAGGTCACGACCGGCTCGCTCGAGGACCTCGCCGGCATCTGGCGGGGCGCGTTCCTCGCGAACGGCTCGCTCTCGGACCCGGGGCGCTCGGCGGCGCTCGAGGTCGTCTGCCCGGGCAACGAGGCCGCGATGGCCCTCGTCGGCGCGGCCAGCCGGCTCGGCGTGCCCGCGAAGTCGCGCGAGGTGCGCGGCGCGCACCGCGTCGTGATCCGCGAGGGCGAGCCCATCTCGCGCATGCTCACGACCATGGGCGCCCACGAGACGGTGCAGGCGTGGGCCGAGCTGCGGCAGCGCCGCGAGGTGCGCGCGACCGCCAACCGGCTCGTCAACTTCGACGACGCCAACCTGCGGCGCAGCGCCCAGGCCGCCGTGGCCGCGTGCGCCCGCATCGAGCGCGCCCTCGAGATCCTCGGGCCGGAGGTGCCCGAGCACCTCGCGTACGCCGGGAGGCTCCGCCTCGAGCACCGCGATGCGAGCCTCGACGAGCTCGGCCACCTCGCCCAGCCGACGATGACGAAGGACGCCGTCGCCGGCCGCATCCGCCGCCTGCTCGCGATGGCCGACCGCGCCGCGCAGGACCGCGGGATCCCCAGCACCGAGGCCGCGGTCCCGGAGGACATCGACGTCTGA
- the rapZ gene encoding RNase adapter RapZ, whose protein sequence is MNAREIVIITGMSGAGRTTVANALEDLGWFVVDNLPPTMLRALVRTAAGNASTEPKLAIVVDVRGGALFDDARRFVEMLRAEHQVRVLFLEASDAELVRRYEQVRRPHPLQGDGTILDGIRMERTRLESLRGMADDLLDTTGLNPHQLTTRVGERFAPGGELEVTLTVMSFGFKYGLPVDADLIADMRFLPNPFWMPELRGHDGTEAVVRDYVLQQEGAAEFADRYIEALGPVLAGFARENKLHAVLGVGCTGGKHRSVAMAEHLAGRLNGTPGLRVAVKHRDLGRE, encoded by the coding sequence GTGAACGCCAGAGAGATCGTCATCATCACCGGGATGTCCGGTGCGGGCCGCACGACCGTCGCCAACGCGCTGGAGGATCTCGGCTGGTTCGTCGTCGACAACCTGCCTCCGACGATGCTCCGGGCGCTCGTGCGCACGGCGGCGGGGAACGCGAGCACCGAGCCGAAGCTCGCCATCGTCGTCGACGTCCGCGGCGGCGCCCTCTTCGACGACGCGCGCCGCTTCGTCGAGATGCTCCGCGCCGAGCACCAGGTGCGCGTGCTCTTCCTCGAGGCGAGCGACGCCGAGCTCGTGCGCCGCTACGAGCAGGTGCGCCGCCCGCACCCGCTACAGGGCGACGGCACGATCCTCGACGGCATCCGCATGGAGCGCACGCGCCTCGAGTCGTTGCGCGGCATGGCCGACGACCTGCTCGACACCACGGGGCTCAACCCGCACCAGCTCACCACCCGCGTGGGGGAGCGCTTCGCGCCCGGGGGCGAGCTCGAGGTGACGCTCACGGTGATGAGCTTCGGCTTCAAGTACGGGCTGCCGGTCGACGCCGACCTCATCGCCGACATGCGCTTCCTCCCGAACCCCTTCTGGATGCCCGAGCTGCGCGGCCACGACGGCACCGAGGCCGTCGTGCGCGACTACGTGCTGCAGCAGGAGGGCGCGGCCGAGTTCGCCGATCGCTACATCGAGGCGCTGGGGCCCGTGCTCGCGGGTTTCGCCCGCGAGAACAAGCTGCACGCCGTCCTGGGCGTAGGGTGCACCGGTGGCAAGCACCGCTCGGTCGCGATGGCCGAGCACCTGGCGGGGCGCCTCAACGGCACCCCCGGCCTGCGCGTCGCGGTGAAGCACCGGGATCTGGGGCGCGAATGA
- a CDS encoding superoxide dismutase, with protein sequence MAVYTLPELPYDYAALEPHISAKIMELHHDKHHKAYVDGANTALEKLQAARDADDFANVNKLEKDLAFNLGGHTNHTVFWNNLSGDGGGEPEGELQAAIGEFFGDFAKFKAHFTANATGIQGSGWSVLAWDSIAARLNVFQLFDQQGNVPVGAHPILMLDMWEHAFYLDYLNVKADYVKAFWNIVNWQDAQARFDAAKAQTAGLITR encoded by the coding sequence ATGGCCGTCTACACCCTTCCCGAGCTGCCGTACGACTACGCAGCGCTCGAGCCCCACATCTCCGCCAAGATCATGGAGCTGCACCACGACAAGCACCACAAGGCGTACGTCGACGGCGCGAACACCGCGCTCGAGAAGCTGCAGGCCGCTCGCGACGCCGACGACTTCGCGAACGTGAACAAGCTCGAGAAGGACCTCGCGTTCAACCTCGGCGGGCACACCAACCACACCGTCTTCTGGAACAACCTCTCGGGCGACGGCGGCGGCGAGCCCGAGGGCGAGCTGCAGGCCGCGATCGGCGAGTTCTTCGGCGACTTCGCGAAGTTCAAGGCGCACTTCACGGCGAACGCGACGGGCATCCAGGGCTCCGGCTGGTCGGTGCTCGCTTGGGACTCGATCGCTGCGCGCCTCAACGTGTTCCAGCTCTTCGACCAGCAGGGCAACGTGCCCGTCGGCGCGCACCCCATCCTCATGCTCGACATGTGGGAGCACGCGTTCTACCTCGACTACCTCAACGTCAAGGCCGACTACGTCAAGGCGTTCTGGAACATCGTCAACTGGCAGGACGCCCAGGCCCGCTTCGACGCGGCGAAGGCGCAGACCGCGGGGCTCATCACCCGCTGA
- the pgl gene encoding 6-phosphogluconolactonase: MTVIVHPDRASLVGQTADRLAALLAELTEAQGRATIALTGGSVGIELLAALADRAVDWERVHVTWSDERFVPADSPDRNARQAREALLDRVPIPAGNVHELPAAAGPGVGDAGLDDAAAAASAMLAELGQIDLTLLGMGPDAHIASLFPGHPGVHEPGVGVIAVRDSPKPPPERISFTVGAITASDRVWLVVAGGDKAEAVSLVRGGAAPEAAPAVTAAGRRETLMLLDAEAAALLEEDGR, translated from the coding sequence ATGACCGTCATCGTCCACCCCGACCGCGCGAGCCTCGTCGGGCAGACCGCCGACCGGCTCGCCGCGCTGCTGGCCGAGCTCACCGAGGCCCAGGGCAGGGCGACGATCGCCCTGACGGGCGGCTCGGTCGGCATCGAGCTGCTCGCCGCGCTCGCCGACCGCGCTGTCGACTGGGAGCGCGTGCACGTGACGTGGAGCGACGAGCGCTTCGTGCCGGCCGACTCCCCCGACCGCAACGCCCGGCAGGCGCGCGAGGCGCTGCTCGACCGCGTGCCGATCCCCGCGGGCAACGTGCACGAGCTGCCCGCCGCCGCCGGTCCTGGCGTCGGTGACGCCGGCCTCGACGACGCCGCCGCGGCGGCGAGCGCGATGCTCGCGGAGCTCGGGCAGATCGACCTGACGCTCCTCGGCATGGGGCCGGATGCGCACATCGCGTCGCTCTTCCCGGGCCACCCGGGCGTGCACGAGCCGGGCGTCGGGGTCATCGCCGTGCGCGACTCCCCCAAGCCCCCGCCCGAGCGCATCAGCTTCACCGTCGGTGCGATCACCGCCTCGGACCGCGTCTGGCTCGTCGTCGCCGGCGGCGACAAGGCCGAGGCCGTCTCGCTCGTGCGCGGCGGCGCGGCGCCGGAGGCGGCACCCGCGGTCACCGCAGCGGGCCGCCGCGAGACGCTCATGCTGCTCGACGCCGAAGCGGCCGCCCTCCTGGAGGAGGACGGCCGCTAG
- the secG gene encoding preprotein translocase subunit SecG produces the protein MEILQIIMQVILGITSVLLTLFILLHKGRGGGLSDMFGGGVGSSIGSSGVAERNLNTITVVVSLAWVASIVVLGLITKFASL, from the coding sequence GTGGAGATTCTCCAGATCATCATGCAGGTGATCCTCGGCATCACGTCGGTGCTGCTGACGCTGTTCATCCTGCTGCACAAGGGTCGCGGCGGCGGCCTGAGCGACATGTTCGGCGGCGGCGTCGGCTCGTCGATCGGCTCGTCGGGTGTCGCTGAGCGCAACCTCAACACGATCACGGTCGTCGTGAGCCTCGCATGGGTCGCCTCGATCGTCGTGCTCGGCCTCATCACGAAGTTCGCGAGCCTCTGA
- a CDS encoding glucose-6-phosphate dehydrogenase assembly protein OpcA → MIIRLSRTTTAEVQRRMLEIREEGGVVALGRVLTLVVHTQIGHEEEAIRAANQASREHPMRVLVVSRNPDHINAREEARLDAELRVGADAGASEVVLLQCYGELGSHLLGIVQGLLLPDAPVVAWWPTFMPETPSASQLGQISQRRITDSGKQADPHAAILTLAGCYTPGDTDLAWTRLTNWRAHLAALLDQPPYEPVSSVAVSGDLANPSVHLMAAWLRLRLQVPVEKLEAGDTPTGSSGLHAVQLRRTSGDSSLTRVRDSVGVLEQPGQPAHHVALSTRALQDQLAEELRKLDPDDMYRQVLQSIAEEPR, encoded by the coding sequence GTGATCATCCGACTCTCCCGCACCACGACCGCTGAGGTGCAGCGGCGCATGCTCGAGATCCGCGAGGAGGGCGGCGTCGTCGCGCTCGGCCGCGTGCTGACGCTCGTCGTCCACACGCAGATCGGGCACGAGGAGGAGGCGATCCGGGCGGCCAACCAGGCCTCTCGCGAGCACCCGATGCGCGTGCTGGTCGTCTCCCGCAACCCCGATCACATCAACGCCCGCGAGGAGGCGCGGCTCGACGCCGAGCTGCGCGTGGGCGCCGACGCGGGCGCGAGCGAGGTCGTGCTGCTGCAGTGCTACGGCGAGCTCGGCTCGCACCTGCTCGGCATCGTGCAGGGGCTGCTGCTGCCCGACGCGCCGGTCGTGGCCTGGTGGCCGACGTTCATGCCCGAGACGCCCTCGGCGTCGCAGCTCGGGCAGATCTCGCAGCGCCGCATCACCGATTCCGGCAAGCAGGCGGATCCGCACGCGGCGATCCTCACGCTCGCCGGCTGCTACACGCCGGGCGACACCGACCTCGCGTGGACGCGGCTGACGAACTGGCGGGCGCACCTCGCGGCGCTGCTCGACCAGCCGCCGTACGAGCCGGTGAGCTCGGTCGCGGTAAGCGGCGACCTGGCCAACCCGAGCGTGCACCTCATGGCGGCGTGGCTGCGGCTGCGCCTGCAGGTGCCGGTCGAGAAGCTCGAGGCCGGCGACACCCCGACCGGCTCGAGCGGCCTGCACGCGGTGCAGCTGCGGCGCACGAGCGGCGACTCGTCTCTCACGCGCGTGCGCGACTCGGTCGGCGTGCTCGAGCAGCCCGGCCAGCCGGCGCACCACGTGGCGCTGTCGACGCGCGCGCTCCAGGATCAGCTCGCCGAGGAGCTGCGGAAGCTCGATCCCGACGACATGTACCGTCAGGTGCTGCAGTCGATCGCAGAGGAGCCGAGATGA
- the gap gene encoding type I glyceraldehyde-3-phosphate dehydrogenase, with the protein MTLKVAINGFGRIGRNFVRAALAQGADIDIVAVNDLTDNKTLAHLLKYDSVAGVIDAPVTFDEGTISVGDDQFRALEEKDPSKLPWGELDVDVVIESTGRFTKVDAASAHLEAGAKKVILSAPAKGPAPTFVMGVNHEDYDPETDHVISNASCTTNCLAPLAKVFHESFGIERGLMTTVHAYTADQNLQDGPHSDLRRARAAALSIIPTSTGAAKAIGLVLPELNGLLDGYALRVPTPTGSITDLTVTTRDGLTVDEVNAAYRAAAESGPLKGFLQYTEDEIVSADIVGNPHSSIFDSGLTRVMGDQVKISSWYDNEWGYSCRLVDLAAHVGAKL; encoded by the coding sequence ATGACTCTGAAGGTAGCCATCAACGGCTTCGGTCGGATCGGCCGCAACTTCGTCCGTGCAGCGCTTGCCCAGGGCGCTGACATCGACATCGTCGCGGTCAACGATCTCACCGACAACAAGACGCTCGCCCACCTGCTCAAGTACGACTCGGTCGCGGGCGTGATCGACGCGCCCGTCACGTTCGACGAGGGCACGATCAGCGTCGGCGACGACCAGTTCCGCGCCCTCGAGGAGAAGGACCCGAGCAAGCTCCCGTGGGGCGAGCTCGACGTCGACGTCGTCATCGAGTCGACCGGCCGCTTCACGAAGGTCGACGCCGCCTCGGCGCACCTCGAGGCCGGCGCGAAGAAGGTCATCCTCTCCGCTCCCGCGAAGGGCCCGGCCCCGACGTTCGTGATGGGCGTCAACCACGAGGACTACGACCCCGAGACCGACCACGTCATCTCGAACGCGTCGTGCACCACGAACTGCCTCGCGCCGCTCGCGAAGGTGTTCCACGAGTCGTTCGGCATCGAGCGCGGCCTCATGACGACCGTGCACGCCTACACGGCGGACCAGAACCTGCAGGACGGGCCCCACAGCGACCTGCGCCGCGCCCGCGCGGCCGCGCTGTCGATCATCCCGACCTCGACCGGCGCCGCGAAGGCGATCGGCCTCGTGCTGCCCGAGCTCAACGGCCTGCTCGACGGCTACGCGCTGCGGGTGCCGACGCCGACGGGCTCGATCACCGACCTCACCGTCACGACCCGCGACGGACTCACGGTCGACGAGGTGAACGCCGCCTACCGCGCAGCCGCCGAGTCGGGTCCGCTCAAGGGCTTCCTGCAGTACACGGAGGACGAGATCGTCTCGGCCGACATCGTCGGCAACCCGCACTCGTCGATCTTCGACTCGGGCCTGACCCGCGTGATGGGCGACCAGGTGAAGATCTCGTCGTGGTACGACAACGAGTGGGGCTACTCCTGCCGCCTCGTCGACCTCGCGGCGCACGTCGGCGCGAAGCTCTGA